A window from Populus trichocarpa isolate Nisqually-1 chromosome 3, P.trichocarpa_v4.1, whole genome shotgun sequence encodes these proteins:
- the LOC7497829 gene encoding COP1-interactive protein 1 isoform X17 — MTKKKHDFRESLKSFIGTHIDPEKDEQLKETKTEIDDKVKRILKLIKEEDLEERDGLSVENSKKEPLLELIEDVQKQYHLLYGQYDHLKGELREKVNGKHGKDTSSSSSSDSESDDSSKHKGSKNGRFESEKITDGIKQELEAANLDVAELRSKLRATSEERDALKWEHQTALNKIQEAEEIIRNLRLEAERSDAGKAQLLIENGELKQKLDSAGVIKAELNQRLEELNKEKDSLILEKEAAMRSIEESEKIREALKLEYETALIKIQEEEEVIRNLKLKAESSNTDKARLLAESGGLKQKLDAAGVIEAELNQRLGELKKEKDSLNLEREAAMRSIEESEKIREALKLEYETALIKIQEEEEVIRNLKIEAESSDTDKARLLAENGGLKQKLDAAGVIEAELNQRLEELNKEKDGMIWEKEAAMRSIEESEKIREALKLEYETALIKIQEEEEVIGNLKLKAESSDTDKTRLLAENGELKQKLDAAGVIEAELNQRLEELNKEKDSLILEREAAMRSIEESEKIREALKLEYETALIKIQEEEEVIRNLKLEAESSDTDKARLLAESGGLKQKLDAAGLIEAELNQRLEELNKEKNSLILETEAAMRSIEESEKIREALTLEYETALIKIQEEEEVIRNLKLEVESSDTGKARLLAENGELKQKLDSAGVIEAELNQRMEELNKEKDGMILEKEAAMRSIEESEKIGEDLRILTDQLQEEKATTGQELEALKAELSIMKQQLESAEHQVAEFTHNLSVTKRENDSLTLKLSEISNEMEQAQNTIDGLVGESGHLKDKLGDREREYSSLAEMHETHGNESSTRINGLEVQVRGLELELGSSQARNRDLEVQIESKVAEAKQLGEQNQGLEARILELEMMSKVRGDELSALMKKLEENYNESFSRTESLTVQVDTLLADFKSIHAQKAELEEQMVSRGNEASTRVEGLIDQVNLLQQQLESLRSQKVELEVQLENKTLEISEYRILIENLKEEIVSKTEDQQRVLAEKESCSAQINDLELEVETLCNQKTDLGEQISTETKERERLGEEMVRLQEKILEMEKTQTEREFELSALQERHTNGEIEASAQIMALTEQVNNLHQELDSLQTEKNQMQLQLEKEKEEFSENLTEMENQKSELVSQIAEHRRMLDEQEEAHKKLNEEHKQVEGWFQECKLSLAVAERKVQDMAEEFQKHLGSRDQMVEQLEEMIEDLKRDLEVKGDELNTLVENVRNIEVKLRLSNQKLRVTEQLLTENEDTFRKAEEKYQQEQRVLEERVAVLSGIITANNEAYHSMVADISEKVNNSLLGLDALTMKFEEDCNRYENCILVVSKEILIAKNWFGDTNNENEKLRKEVGNLVVQLQDIKEHESALKEKVEQLEVKVSKEGVEKENLTKAINQLEKKVVALETMMKEKDEGILDLGEEKREAIRQLCIWIEYHQSRYDYLREMLSKMPIRGQRAS, encoded by the exons ATGACAAAGAAAAAGCACGATTTCCGTGAATCATTAAAATCCTTCATTGGAACTCACATTGATCCGGAGAAAGATGAACAgctaaaagaaactaaaacag AAATTGATGACAAGGTAAAAAGGATCTTGAAGCTTATCAAAGAGGAAGATCTTGAAGAACGAGATGGCCTCTCAGTAGAAAACTCCAAAAAAGAGCCTCTTCTTGAGCTAATTGAGGATGTCCAGAAACAGTACCATTTGCTCTATGGACAATATGATCATCTGAAGGGAGAGCTGAGAGAGAAAGTTAATGGCAAACATGGAAAAGATACCTCATCTTCATCTAGCTCAGACTCAGAATCTGATGATTCTTCTAAGCACAAAGGCAGTAAAAATGGTCGttttgaaagtgaaaagataaCAGATGGCATAAAGCAAGAACTTGAAGCAGCAAATCTAGACGTTGCTGAACTGAGGAGTAAGTTGAGAGCTACAAGTGAGGAAAGGGATGCTTTAAAGTGGGAACATCAAACAGCTTTGAACAAGATACAAGAAGCAGAAGAAATCATCAGAAATTTGAGGCTTGAAGCTGAACGATCAGATGCTGGCAAAGCACAACTTTTGATTGAGAATGGAGAACTGAAGCAAAAACTAGATTCTGCTGGCGTGATAAAAGCAGAACTAAATCAAAGACTGGAGGAACTGAACAAAGAGAAAGATAGCCTGATTTTGGAGAAAGAGGCTGCCATGAGAAGCATTGAAGAGAGTGAGAAGATCAGAGAAGCTTTAAAGTTAGAATATGAGACAGCTTTGATCAAGAttcaagaagaagaggaggtcATCAGAAATTTGAAGCTTAAAGCTGAAAGTTCAAACACTGATAAAGCACGACTTTTGGCTGAGAGTGGGGGACTGAAGCAAAAACTAGATGCTGCTGGCGTGATAGAAGCAGAACTGAATCAAAGACTGGGGGAactgaaaaaagagaaagatagcCTGAATTTGGAGAGAGAGGCTGCCATGAGAAGCATTGAAGAGAGTGAGAAGATCAGAGAAGCTTTGAAGTTGGAATATGAGACAGCTTTGATCAAGAttcaagaagaagaggaggtcATCAGAAATTTGAAGATTGAAGCTGAAAGTTCAGACACTGATAAAGCACGGCTTTTGGCTGAGAATGGGGGACTGAAGCAAAAACTAGATGCTGCTGGCGTGATAGAAGCAGAACTGAATCAAAGACTGGAGGAACTGAACAAAGAGAAAGATGGCATGATTTGGGAGAAAGAGGCTGCCATGAGAAGCATTGAAGAGAGTGAGAAGATCAGAGAAGCTTTGAAGTTGGAATATGAGACAGCTTTGATCAAGAttcaagaagaagaggaggtcATCGGAAATTTGAAGCTTAAAGCTGAAAGTTCAGATACTGATAAAACCCGACTTTTGGCTGAGAATGGGGAACTGAAGCAAAAACTAGATGCTGCTGGCGTGATAGAAGCAGAACTGAATCAAAGACTGGAGGAACTGAACAAAGAGAAAGATAGCCTGATTTTGGAGAGAGAGGCTGCCATGAGAAGCATTGAAGAGAGTGAGAAGATCAGAGAAGCTTTGAAGTTGGAATATGAGACAGCTTTGATCAAGAttcaagaagaagaggag gtcATCAGAAATTTGAAGCTCGAAGCTGAAAGCTCAGACACTGATAAAGCCCGACTTTTGGCTGAGAGTGGGGGACTGAAGCAAAAACTAGATGCTGCTGGCTTGATAGAAGCAGAACTGAATCAAAGACTGGAGGAACtgaacaaagagaaaaatagcCTGATTTTGGAGACAGAGGCTGCCATGAGAAGCATTGAAGAGAGTGAGAAGATCAGAGAAGCTTTGACGTTGGAATATGAGACAGCTTTGATCAAGAttcaagaagaagaggaggtcATCAGAAATTTGAAGCTCGAAGTTGAAAGCTCAGACACTGGTAAAGCACGACTTTTGGCTGAGAATGGAGAACTGAAGCAAAAACTAGATTCTGCTGGCGTGATAGAAGCAGAACTGAATCAAAGAATGGAGGAACTGAACAAAGAGAAAGATGGCATGATTTTGGAGAAAGAGGCTGCCATGAGAAGCATTGAAGAGAGTGAGAAGATTGGAGAAGACTTAAGAATCTTGACTGATCAGCTGCAAGAAGAAAAAGCTACCACAGGGCAAGAACTAGAAGCTCTTAAAGCAGAACTTTCTATCATGAAGCAACAGCTGGAATCTGCAGAACATCAAGTTGCAGAATTTACCCATAATCTGAGTGTCACCAAGAGGGAGAATGATTCTCTTACCTTGAAATTATCTGAAATCTCAAATGAGATGGAGCAGGCACAAAACACAATTGATGGACTCGTAGGTGAATCAGGTCACTTAAAGGATAAATTGGGTGACAGGGAAAGGGAGTACTCATCTCTTGCAGAGATGCACGAGACACATGGGAATGAATCATCAACTCGGATAAATGGATTGGAGGTACAAGTAAGAGGTCTGGAGCTGGAGCTGGGATCATCGCAAGCCCGGAATAGAGATCTTGAGGTGCAGATTGAAAGCAAGGTGGCTGAAGCAAAGCAACTGGGAGAACAGAATCAGGGATTAGAAGCCCGGATTTTGGAACTTGAAATGATGTCGAAAGTGAGAGGGGATGAACTTTCTGCTCTCATGAAGAAACTCGAGGAAAATTATAATGAATCATTCTCTAGAACAGAGAGTTTGACAGTGCAGGTCGATACTCTGCTAGCAGACTTCAAATCTATTCATGCCCAGAAAGCAGAATTGGAGGAACAGATGGTAAGTAGAGGTAATGAAGCATCGACTCGAGTTGAGGGGCTTATTGATCAGGTCAACTTGTTACAACAACAACTGGAGTCTCTACGCAGCCAGAAAGTTGAACTTGAAGTGCAACTCGAGAATAAAACTCTAGAAATTTCAGAATATCGAATTCTGATAGAAAATTTGAAAGAGGAGATAGTAAGCAAGACTGAAGATCAACAAAGAGTCCTGGCAGAAAAAGAAAGTTGCTCAGCACAAATCAATGATCTGGAACTAGAGGTGGAGACTCTGTGCAACCAGAAAACTGATCTTGGGGAGCAAATAAGTACTGAAACCAAGGAAAGGGAGCGATTGGGAGAGGAAATGGtgagattacaagaaaagatccttgaaatggaaaaaacacaaacagaGAGAGAGTTTGAGTTATCTGCCCTCCAGGAGAGACATACAAATGGGGAGATTGAAGCTTCTGCTCAGATAATGGCATTAACGGAACAGGTCAACAATCTGCATCAGGAATTGGATTCTTTGCAGACTGAGAAAAACCAAATGCAATTGCAGCTTgaaaaggagaaggaagaaTTTTCAGAAAACCTAACCGAAATGGAAAATCAGAAATCTGAGCTCGTGAGCCAGATTGCAGAGCATCGGAGAATGCTGGATGAACAGGAGGAGGCACACAAAAAGCTAAATGAGGAGCATAAGCAAGTTGAAGGCTGGTTTCAGGAGTGCAAGTTGAGTCTTGCAGTAGCAGAAAGGAAAGTTCAAGACATGGCAGAAGAATTCCAAAAGCATTTGGGTTCTAGAGATCAGATGGTAGAGCAGTTGGAAGAGATGATTGAGGACCTGAAGAGAGATCTTGAAGTAAAAGGAGATGAACTTAACACCTTGGTCGAGAATGTGCGAAATATAGAAGTTAAGCTCCGGCTGTCAAACCAGAAGCTCCGTGTCACGGAACAATTACTAACAGAGAATGAAGACACCTTTAGAAAAGCGGAAGAGAAGTATCAACAAGAACAGAGAGTGCTTGAAGAAAGGGTTGCTGTATTGTCCGGGATAATCACCGCAAATAATGAAGCTTATCACAGTATGGTTGCAGATATCTCAGAAAAAGTAAACAATTCATTGTTAGGACTGGATGCTTTGACCATGAAGTTTGAAGAAGATTGTAACAGGTATGAGAACTGTATTTTGGTAGTTTCAAAGGAGATTCTGATTGCGAAGAATTGGTTTGGGGACACAAATAATGAAAACGAAAAACTGAGAAAGGAAGTAGGTAATTTAGTTGTGCAGCTACAAGATATAAAAGAACACGAATCGGCATTAAAGGAGAAGGTTGAGCAATTAGAGGTCAAGGTGAGCAAGGAAGGAGTGGAGAAGGAGAATTTGACCAAAGCTATCAACCAACTGGAGAAAAAGGTGGTAGCATTGGAGACgatgatgaaagaaaaggatgagGGGATATTAGACCTCGGAGAGGAGAAGAGGGAAGCAATAAGGCAGCTATGCATATGGATTGAATATCACCAAAGTCGCTATGATTATCTCAGGGAGATGCTCTCAAAAATGCCCATTAGAGGCCAGAGGGCATCTTAG